ATCACCTACGGTTTGGGATCCGAGAATCGGGACTTGCCCGGGTTTATCACCGTCTGTCCGACGTTAACCCATGGAGGCGTGAATGCCTACAGTTCTTCTTTCCTGCCCGCGGATTATCAGGGGACGCCGATTGGAAATGCCAGTATTCCGGCTGACCGCGCTTTGATCCCTTTCATCAAAAATAAAAGCGGCATTCCCTTAGCAGTACAACGTCAGGAACTGGATTTCCTGCAGCAGATGAATCGGGAGCATTTGGAAAGTTCCGGTCCCGATGCGGCATTGGAAGGGCGGATTAATTCCTTTGAGCTGGCCTATCGGATGCAGACAGCGGCTCCCGAACTGCAGGATATCAGTGATGAATCTGAGACGACGCAAAAAATGTATGGTCTGGATAATGATGTCACAAAGAATTTTGGACGCCAGTGTCTGATGGCACGTCGTTTTGCAGAGCGGGGAGTCCGTTTCGTTCAAATTACGCACAGTTATAAATGGGATCAACATTCCGGATTGAAAACGGCGATACCACGAAATGCGAAGGAAGTCGATCAGCCGATCGCTGCTTTGCTCAAAGATTTGAAGTCGCGCGGTTTGCTGGAAGACACTTTAGTTCTTTGGGGCGGGGAGTTCGGTCGGACACCTGTCAGTCAGGGAGATGACGGCCGAGATCATAATCCTCAAGGGTATACGATGTGGATGGCCGGAGGTGGCGTCAAAGGTGGATTGCAGTATGGTGCCACCGATGACTATGGCTATTATGCTGTAAAAAATAAGGTTCACATCCATGACCTGCATGCCAGCATTTTACATTTACTCGGGCTTGATCATAAAAAGTTGACCTATCAGTTTGCCGGCCGTGATTTCCGATTAACGGACGTGCATGGCGAAGTCATGTATGACCTGTTTGCCTGATTATTTTCTGTTAATAAAAAGAAAACTTTTTAGAGGTGCCTTTTGCCACAAATTCAAGTGAAGAGTGCATTGGTCGAAGCTGATGACCTGCGGGAATTCTGTTTGCAGCTACTCATGCATGCTAATCTAAAACATGAGGACGCAGAGCTGGTTGCGGACTCTCTGGTTGAATCAAACCTGCGCGGCATTGACTCGCATGGCGTGGCTCGCTTGCCGCATTATCTGGAGCGTATTCGTCAGCAAAGTATCAATGCTCGTCCCGAAATGCGGTGGGAACAACTGGGTACGGCTGCGGGCCGCGTTGACGGGGATCACGGACTCGGTCAACTGGCGATGGTCAAGGCGGCGGATCATGCGATTGAACTGGCACGCGATTCCGGAGCCGGCTGGGTTTCGATCTGTAACTCTTCGCACTGTGGTGCACTGGCTTATTATGGGTTAAGGATGGCTCAGGCGGGCATGATCGGTTTTGCTTTTACGCACGTCGATCCCATGGTCACACCCCACGGAGCACGAGAACCGTTTTGCGGAACGAATCCGATTTGCATTACCGCACCGGGAAGGCACGGGAAGTCACTTTGTCTGGATATGGC
This genomic interval from Gimesia alba contains the following:
- a CDS encoding DUF1501 domain-containing protein — encoded protein: MNQWKTNNGRTVISRREMLRRSSAGFGSLALAALLGSNGQAAQQKVVQQPHFTPKAKRVIFLFMHGGPSHMDTFDYKPQLQKDSGKPLPFDKPRVFSATTGNLLGSPWKFKQHGESGAWVSEVFPHVAGCVDDLCIINSMYGSNSRHGGALLELHTGSDTFVRPSMGSWITYGLGSENRDLPGFITVCPTLTHGGVNAYSSSFLPADYQGTPIGNASIPADRALIPFIKNKSGIPLAVQRQELDFLQQMNREHLESSGPDAALEGRINSFELAYRMQTAAPELQDISDESETTQKMYGLDNDVTKNFGRQCLMARRFAERGVRFVQITHSYKWDQHSGLKTAIPRNAKEVDQPIAALLKDLKSRGLLEDTLVLWGGEFGRTPVSQGDDGRDHNPQGYTMWMAGGGVKGGLQYGATDDYGYYAVKNKVHIHDLHASILHLLGLDHKKLTYQFAGRDFRLTDVHGEVMYDLFA